A single Anaeromyxobacter diazotrophicus DNA region contains:
- a CDS encoding DHH family phosphoesterase produces MAVLRSKLTGEVRPGADPHRVKLERLVHYAKGHARALVLTHDNPDPDSIASAVALAHLLRQLAGVEAIVAYGGIVGRAENRALIRVLKLPVVPISRVVFDDHDLICMVDTQPEQGNHSLPARHFPDVVIDHHPERPETRLAPIADVGEQVGATSTVMVEYFRASGLPMPPQLATALYYGVKADTRDLGRQTTKADVDAYLWLFPMVDKEALGEIEHPRLPLEYFQLYHAAIERALVYEHAVVCDLVEVYAPDMVAEVAERFMFLEDVKWSVAFGEYQGQLYFSLRTSDRRMNAGRLIRDVIEEKGGSAGGHGSMAGARIPLSGMGPLARARFKAELVQRFLREFGVRARKGRRMV; encoded by the coding sequence ATGGCGGTGCTGCGGTCGAAGCTGACCGGCGAGGTGCGGCCGGGCGCCGACCCGCACCGCGTGAAGCTGGAGCGGCTGGTCCACTACGCGAAGGGCCACGCCCGGGCGCTCGTGCTCACGCACGACAACCCCGACCCGGACTCGATCGCCTCGGCGGTGGCGCTCGCCCACCTGCTGCGCCAGCTCGCGGGGGTGGAGGCGATCGTCGCCTACGGCGGGATCGTGGGGCGCGCCGAGAACCGGGCGCTCATCCGCGTGCTGAAGCTGCCGGTGGTGCCCATCTCGCGCGTCGTCTTCGACGACCACGACCTCATCTGCATGGTCGACACGCAGCCCGAGCAGGGGAACCACTCCCTGCCGGCGCGCCACTTCCCGGACGTGGTCATCGACCACCACCCCGAGCGGCCCGAGACGCGGCTCGCGCCCATCGCCGACGTGGGGGAGCAGGTCGGCGCGACGAGCACGGTGATGGTGGAGTACTTCCGCGCGAGCGGGCTCCCCATGCCGCCGCAGCTCGCGACGGCGCTCTACTACGGGGTGAAGGCCGACACGCGCGACCTCGGCCGCCAGACCACGAAGGCCGACGTCGACGCCTACCTGTGGCTCTTCCCGATGGTCGACAAGGAGGCGCTGGGCGAGATCGAGCACCCGCGCCTGCCGCTCGAGTACTTCCAGCTCTACCACGCGGCCATCGAGCGGGCGCTCGTCTACGAGCACGCGGTGGTGTGCGACCTCGTCGAGGTGTACGCGCCGGACATGGTGGCGGAGGTGGCCGAGCGCTTCATGTTCCTCGAGGACGTGAAGTGGTCGGTGGCCTTCGGCGAGTACCAGGGGCAGCTCTACTTCTCGCTCCGCACCAGCGACCGGCGCATGAACGCGGGGCGGCTCATCCGCGACGTCATCGAGGAGAAGGGCGGCTCGGCCGGCGGGCACGGCTCGATGGCGGGCGCCCGCATCCCCCTGAGCGGCATGGGCCCGCTGGCGCGCGCCCGCTTCAAGGCGGAGCTGGTGCAGCGCTTCCTCAGGGAGTTCGGCGTGCGCGCGCGCAAGGGCCGGCGCATGGTCTAG
- a CDS encoding cysteine desulfurase family protein translates to MHYLDHNAITPMRPEAKAAVTAALEVFGNPSSVHAPGRAARDLLDRAREQVAAALGARPPDVVFTSGATESAALALRGALGAAPAGRDELVVTAVEHPCVLSLAEALRAAGRPVTVLPVDARGLPDLAAADQAIGPRTALVCAMVANNETGVLLPVRELAALAHDRGALFFTDAVQAVGKIEVDVRTLGADLLALTGQKFGGPRGAGALWVKSGLRLAPLFGGTQERGRRAGTENLPGLAGLGAALEAAVARRDGEQRRAGALRDRLEAGLLAAVPGARVNGAGAPRLPGTLSVTLPGADAEALLIALDLEGLCASAGSACHSGSTKPSSVLAAMGLSVEEARATLRLSLGWTSDAADVDAALEAIPRLAARVRAEIHAA, encoded by the coding sequence ATGCACTACCTCGACCACAACGCCATCACCCCCATGCGCCCCGAGGCGAAGGCGGCCGTGACCGCCGCGCTCGAGGTCTTCGGCAACCCCTCCTCGGTCCACGCCCCCGGCCGCGCGGCGCGCGACCTGCTCGACCGGGCCCGCGAGCAGGTGGCGGCGGCGCTCGGCGCGCGCCCGCCGGACGTGGTCTTCACCTCCGGCGCGACCGAGTCCGCGGCGCTCGCCCTGCGCGGCGCGCTCGGCGCCGCCCCGGCCGGCCGGGACGAGCTCGTGGTCACGGCGGTCGAGCACCCCTGCGTCCTCTCGCTCGCCGAGGCGCTGCGCGCCGCCGGCCGTCCCGTGACGGTGCTGCCGGTGGACGCCCGCGGGCTCCCCGACCTCGCCGCCGCCGACCAGGCGATCGGGCCGCGCACGGCGCTCGTCTGCGCGATGGTGGCGAACAACGAGACGGGCGTCCTGCTCCCGGTGCGGGAGCTGGCCGCGCTGGCGCACGACCGCGGGGCGCTCTTCTTCACCGACGCGGTCCAGGCGGTGGGCAAGATCGAGGTCGACGTGCGCACGCTCGGCGCAGACCTGCTGGCGCTCACCGGGCAGAAATTCGGCGGCCCGCGCGGCGCCGGCGCGCTGTGGGTGAAGAGCGGGCTCAGGCTCGCGCCGCTCTTCGGCGGGACCCAGGAGCGCGGGCGGCGCGCGGGGACCGAGAACCTGCCCGGCCTGGCCGGCCTGGGCGCGGCCCTCGAGGCCGCCGTCGCGCGCCGCGACGGCGAGCAGCGCCGCGCCGGCGCGCTCCGCGACCGGCTGGAGGCGGGGCTCCTCGCCGCGGTCCCGGGCGCGCGCGTGAACGGGGCCGGGGCGCCGCGCCTCCCGGGCACCCTCTCCGTCACCCTGCCCGGCGCCGACGCCGAGGCGCTCCTCATCGCGCTCGACCTGGAGGGCCTGTGCGCCAGCGCCGGGAGCGCCTGCCACTCCGGCTCGACGAAGCCGTCGTCGGTGCTCGCCGCGATGGGCCTGTCGGTCGAGGAGGCGCGCGCGACCCTGCGCCTGTCCCTCGGCTGGACCAGCGACGCCGCCGACGTGGACGCCGCGCTCGAGGCCATCCCCCGCCTCGCCGCCCGGGTCCGGGCCGAGATCCACGCCGCCTAG